In one Candidatus Poribacteria bacterium genomic region, the following are encoded:
- a CDS encoding mercuric reductase — protein MDVYDLTVIGGGSAGLVLAVAGAKLGKKTALVEKHRIGGDCLWTGCVPSKALLKAAKVANYIRDGEKYGITSTDATPNWHRVMAYVRSTQHVIEEEHDNPERFREMGVDVIFGNGHFESSDTFVVEDAENGQKRNLKSKRFVISTGSRPVAPPIPRLESCDYLDSETIWELEEFPERLLVIGAGPIGVELGQAFHRLGADVTIAQRSGRILTKEDTDVSEQILGYLREEGITIRLNTNIAQVVQRQEGISVTFSNGENETTEQIFDKLLIAAGRAPNVEGLELDKIGVQVGTRGIEVNNKLQTNIKNIYAAGDVIGHYLFTHVAAFQAQLLIRNIFFPFSKTINYSVVPWTTFCDPEVARCGLTETEAREKYGDVDVFTLNQSDVDRAVAEGETRGFSKVIASRWSGKILGVHLVGANAGEVIHEYVLAMQERIPLRKLSGMIHVYPTFSSSVWRVAGKWFSESTLIQTLRRLLP, from the coding sequence GTGGATGTGTATGATTTGACGGTTATTGGCGGCGGAAGTGCCGGACTCGTGCTTGCCGTGGCAGGGGCAAAGTTAGGCAAAAAGACCGCGCTTGTGGAGAAACACCGCATTGGTGGCGACTGCCTCTGGACAGGGTGTGTGCCTTCTAAAGCCCTCCTTAAAGCGGCGAAGGTCGCGAATTACATCAGAGATGGTGAGAAATACGGAATTACATCCACCGACGCAACGCCCAACTGGCATCGCGTCATGGCATACGTACGTAGCACCCAACACGTCATAGAAGAGGAACACGACAATCCTGAGCGGTTCCGTGAGATGGGGGTTGATGTTATCTTCGGAAACGGGCATTTTGAATCAAGCGATACTTTCGTTGTAGAAGATGCCGAGAACGGTCAGAAGCGTAACCTCAAAAGCAAAAGGTTCGTGATTAGCACTGGCTCCCGTCCGGTTGCGCCGCCTATACCCAGATTGGAATCTTGTGACTATCTGGACAGCGAAACGATCTGGGAGTTGGAAGAATTTCCTGAACGACTGCTTGTCATCGGTGCGGGTCCCATCGGCGTTGAATTGGGGCAGGCGTTTCATCGACTCGGTGCTGATGTGACGATAGCACAAAGGAGCGGACGCATCTTGACGAAGGAAGACACCGATGTCTCTGAACAGATATTGGGTTATCTCCGCGAGGAAGGAATTACGATCCGACTCAATACGAACATTGCACAGGTTGTGCAACGTCAAGAAGGCATAAGCGTGACCTTCAGCAACGGTGAAAACGAAACGACGGAACAAATCTTTGATAAGCTCCTAATTGCCGCGGGGCGCGCACCGAATGTTGAAGGGTTAGAACTTGATAAAATCGGGGTGCAGGTGGGCACGCGCGGGATCGAAGTAAACAATAAACTCCAAACAAACATCAAAAACATCTATGCCGCAGGCGACGTGATTGGACACTACCTGTTCACACACGTCGCTGCTTTTCAAGCGCAACTACTCATCCGAAACATCTTTTTCCCATTCTCCAAAACGATTAACTATTCTGTTGTGCCGTGGACGACTTTCTGCGACCCGGAGGTTGCTCGCTGTGGTCTAACCGAGACAGAAGCACGCGAGAAATATGGCGATGTCGATGTGTTCACGCTCAATCAGAGCGACGTTGACAGAGCCGTCGCGGAGGGCGAGACGCGCGGTTTCAGCAAAGTTATCGCGAGTCGTTGGAGTGGAAAGATATTGGGAGTACATCTCGTCGGCGCAAATGCGGGAGAAGTTATCCACGAATACGTTCTGGCGATGCAAGAGCGGATTCCATTGCGGAAGTTGAGCGGGATGATCCACGTCTATCCGACGTTTTCAAGCAGCGTCTGGCGCGTGGCAGGCAAATGGTTTTCAGAAAGCACACTGATTCAGACGCTGCGGAGGTTGCTTCCATAA
- a CDS encoding sigma-70 family RNA polymerase sigma factor, which translates to MVEDDIQLIHRVLAGDEEAFTALVRKYQKSVHALAWRKIGDFHIAEEIAQDAFLQAYKNLATLRNPNQFAGWLYVIASNLCKRWHQSRKPAMQSLEDTSVTEIEESSYKRHVSDQREMEVMEHRREIVKELLEKLPESERTVVTLHYLGEMTTKEIGKFLGVSVNTIKSRLRRARERLQEEELLVRETLGSVQLSNDFIEGIMRQVADLKPASPPVGKPLLPWVAFGTAAVFILLMIGVGSQYLARFQKPYNLNAQSEITVEIIDAPVVLDTQAEPDLRNQAGRFDTTGRSRGAGPQVSEPVVPAVAQIEKEVPETMKQQWRQASGPGGGLISGLFVSSEGTTYAVSVPGIYRLTRNASAWTLVSPPSAVNLSTAFNRDSMTPMAEKNGTLYLVSVDEVFISIDRAASWESLGTRPKGTAVGLAITDEALYLALQDGGIFRSEDMGKQWTLLNDEVAKVRIFAVATLKNTVFVGTNQGLYRINPKRNFASGTWEKLPLNTTKVTHSLAVSENDLYVGTGPELEASKRETLSVESMWEIFRSTDLGDSWTDITPMNKPILLKMSPGVKVLTAGETLWALGYIGFQFRSTDRGKTWTNPETNTLDFNSMMNSMMLSVLPAVGVDENTLFKAGLLGLTRSTDSGESWHPFIAGMVGSRIFNVVAFKNALYINTGVDIARSIDGGRSWKTLGFGPNELPKSVDGLDAGGALGFPKMTVSDGVLYGITPILGVEGALRIFRLSFSGRTLVLIQDIPAFGENLSIQTSEKVPTENMADNSANDPEKASSSTNTNRQGIPRELAVSGDAFYVTYQGTYQGRLLRWRRGEPEWFDTGLVDIYERPNEEDPNRFILAVSGETVYVGKRDGHLFRSFDSGNTWKDLTATLPFQFKHFNEIVFAGSTVHVATDAGVLTSADGENWHTLTDKAGTRTIIDSIAVVGTTIYGAGDAGVYQLDNREKWEQILPEVPNKVISIAIDGDRLYIATKRSGLFHASLKKEND; encoded by the coding sequence ATGGTGGAAGACGATATTCAACTGATTCACAGAGTTTTAGCAGGTGATGAGGAGGCATTCACTGCTTTGGTCCGGAAGTACCAAAAGAGCGTTCACGCGCTTGCGTGGCGGAAGATTGGGGATTTTCACATCGCTGAAGAAATTGCCCAAGATGCCTTCCTCCAAGCATACAAAAACCTCGCTACGCTAAGGAATCCCAACCAGTTTGCTGGATGGCTTTATGTTATTGCGAGTAATCTTTGCAAGAGATGGCATCAAAGCAGAAAACCTGCGATGCAATCCCTGGAGGACACATCCGTAACGGAGATAGAGGAATCTTCTTATAAACGTCATGTATCGGATCAACGGGAGATGGAAGTTATGGAACATCGCCGCGAAATCGTCAAAGAACTTCTGGAAAAGCTGCCGGAGAGTGAACGCACGGTGGTGACACTCCACTATCTCGGTGAAATGACAACGAAAGAGATTGGCAAATTCTTAGGTGTGTCAGTGAATACCATTAAGAGTCGGCTGCGCCGGGCACGAGAGCGTTTACAAGAAGAAGAACTCTTAGTTCGTGAGACACTCGGTAGCGTCCAATTGTCTAACGATTTCATTGAGGGTATTATGCGGCAGGTTGCTGACCTGAAACCCGCATCGCCGCCGGTTGGGAAACCGCTGCTACCGTGGGTGGCTTTTGGTACAGCTGCCGTCTTCATATTGCTAATGATCGGTGTCGGGTCTCAATACCTTGCCCGCTTTCAAAAGCCTTACAACTTGAACGCCCAATCGGAAATTACTGTTGAAATCATTGACGCTCCTGTTGTCCTTGATACACAAGCGGAGCCGGATTTACGGAACCAAGCCGGACGTTTTGATACGACCGGTAGGAGCAGAGGTGCTGGTCCACAAGTTTCGGAACCTGTTGTGCCTGCTGTCGCGCAGATAGAGAAGGAAGTACCCGAGACAATGAAGCAGCAGTGGAGACAAGCAAGCGGTCCGGGAGGGGGTCTGATATCGGGCTTATTCGTAAGTTCAGAAGGCACTACCTACGCCGTTTCAGTTCCCGGTATCTACAGATTGACACGAAATGCATCTGCGTGGACGCTCGTCAGTCCGCCTTCCGCTGTTAATCTGTCTACAGCTTTCAACAGGGACAGTATGACACCGATGGCAGAGAAAAACGGCACGCTCTATCTTGTTTCTGTTGATGAGGTATTTATTTCTATCGATAGAGCAGCGTCGTGGGAGTCGCTTGGGACACGTCCAAAAGGAACTGCTGTCGGATTAGCGATAACGGATGAAGCATTGTACCTCGCGCTTCAAGACGGAGGTATTTTTCGATCTGAAGATATGGGAAAGCAGTGGACTTTATTGAATGACGAAGTGGCGAAAGTAAGGATCTTCGCGGTCGCTACCCTTAAAAACACCGTGTTTGTAGGCACAAATCAGGGACTCTACCGTATCAATCCAAAACGTAATTTTGCAAGTGGCACCTGGGAAAAATTGCCACTGAATACCACTAAAGTTACCCATTCTTTGGCAGTTTCTGAAAACGACCTCTATGTCGGGACAGGTCCCGAATTGGAAGCCTCTAAGAGAGAAACGCTATCCGTCGAGTCTATGTGGGAAATTTTTCGTTCAACCGATTTGGGCGATTCGTGGACTGACATAACACCCATGAATAAACCAATCCTCCTAAAGATGTCACCAGGGGTTAAAGTCCTAACTGCTGGAGAAACGCTCTGGGCACTCGGATATATCGGGTTCCAATTCCGATCAACTGACCGCGGAAAAACATGGACGAACCCCGAAACCAACACGTTAGACTTCAATTCGATGATGAATTCGATGATGCTGAGTGTATTACCGGCTGTCGGGGTGGACGAAAATACGCTGTTCAAAGCCGGGCTTCTTGGACTTACCCGTTCAACCGATAGCGGTGAATCGTGGCATCCATTTATAGCAGGGATGGTAGGGTCCAGAATCTTTAATGTGGTGGCATTTAAAAACGCGCTCTATATAAATACCGGTGTGGATATCGCCAGATCCATTGATGGTGGCAGGTCGTGGAAAACCTTGGGCTTCGGTCCTAATGAATTACCAAAATCGGTAGATGGATTGGACGCTGGAGGGGCGTTGGGTTTTCCAAAAATGACGGTTTCTGACGGTGTGCTTTACGGCATCACACCCATCTTAGGTGTGGAAGGTGCGCTGCGCATTTTCCGTCTCTCTTTCAGTGGCAGGACATTGGTTCTTATTCAAGATATCCCTGCTTTTGGTGAGAATCTCTCTATACAGACATCAGAGAAAGTACCCACAGAAAATATGGCAGACAATTCCGCTAACGATCCTGAAAAAGCCAGTAGCTCGACAAATACAAATCGGCAAGGTATTCCTCGCGAACTTGCGGTCAGCGGCGATGCATTCTATGTGACGTATCAAGGGACGTATCAAGGACGGCTCCTGCGCTGGAGGCGCGGCGAACCTGAATGGTTCGACACTGGACTGGTAGACATCTATGAGCGTCCTAACGAGGAGGATCCCAATCGTTTCATTCTCGCTGTTTCAGGCGAAACCGTCTACGTTGGCAAACGCGATGGACATCTCTTTCGATCTTTTGATAGTGGTAATACATGGAAAGACCTCACTGCAACGCTGCCGTTCCAATTTAAGCATTTCAACGAAATAGTTTTCGCCGGTTCCACGGTTCATGTCGCTACAGACGCAGGTGTCTTAACATCAGCAGACGGTGAAAACTGGCACACGCTAACTGATAAAGCTGGGACCCGCACTATTATAGATAGCATTGCTGTCGTCGGCACGACGATTTATGGGGCTGGTGATGCAGGGGTCTATCAATTGGATAACCGGGAAAAATGGGAACAAATCTTGCCAGAGGTGCCAAACAAAGTCATCTCCATTGCCATCGATGGTGATAGACTTTATATCGCTACCAAGCGGAGCGGGCTGTTTCATGCCTCCCTGAAAAAAGAAAATGATTGA
- a CDS encoding DPP IV N-terminal domain-containing protein: protein MKPIQSLSTIFLLFSIVLLCVSIPSVFGKAPDTAKIVFASFRDGNREIYLMNPDGSQQVNITNHPAEDVYPVWSPTGEHILFVSDRDGVRDLYLMDADGGNVRKIFGKSAHRAHPTWSPDGKQIAYEQLDGAAWFIYTAEIAGKKEQRIAVGRSPSWSPGGTEIAFVSLGKKHEMLAPNLWIIRRLYQVHFFHIRTRVEETFLPNHHPFMYRAAWSSSGTKLAFFWLKHDFWKEKLKRAQNQGIDFAEVDVQDVRDKGTIYIANRDGTGLQQIVDEAGAQARDPVWSPRDDALIYTQEIDDHLQLFKIDLRSRTPIQLTHVVGLDGFQANSLADWFDPAVALPVSPQPKLLTTTWGAVKNQ, encoded by the coding sequence ATGAAACCTATACAAAGCCTATCGACTATTTTTCTTCTATTCAGTATAGTATTGTTATGCGTGAGCATTCCTTCAGTTTTTGGCAAAGCACCAGATACAGCGAAGATTGTATTCGCGTCATTTCGTGATGGAAATCGCGAGATTTACTTGATGAATCCCGATGGAAGTCAACAGGTCAATATTACCAACCATCCAGCAGAGGATGTTTATCCGGTCTGGTCGCCTACAGGGGAGCATATCCTTTTCGTATCAGACCGTGATGGCGTGCGAGACCTATATCTAATGGACGCAGATGGTGGAAATGTACGAAAAATTTTCGGGAAATCCGCACATAGAGCACACCCAACATGGTCTCCAGATGGAAAACAGATTGCTTATGAGCAACTTGATGGTGCTGCGTGGTTTATCTATACCGCCGAAATAGCTGGCAAAAAGGAACAGCGGATAGCGGTCGGGCGTTCACCCAGCTGGTCCCCTGGCGGGACGGAGATAGCCTTTGTCTCGCTGGGTAAAAAACATGAAATGCTGGCACCCAATCTATGGATTATTCGTCGTCTCTATCAAGTTCATTTTTTTCACATCCGAACACGTGTAGAAGAGACTTTCCTTCCAAATCATCATCCGTTTATGTATAGGGCTGCTTGGTCCTCATCCGGCACCAAACTCGCTTTTTTCTGGCTCAAACATGATTTCTGGAAAGAAAAGTTGAAACGGGCTCAGAATCAAGGTATTGATTTCGCTGAGGTGGATGTGCAAGATGTACGGGACAAAGGGACAATCTACATTGCGAATAGAGATGGCACAGGACTTCAACAGATTGTTGACGAAGCGGGAGCACAAGCCAGGGATCCGGTTTGGTCGCCGCGGGATGATGCACTTATCTATACGCAGGAAATTGATGATCACCTCCAACTTTTCAAAATTGACTTAAGAAGTCGTACGCCAATACAACTTACCCATGTCGTTGGGTTAGATGGGTTTCAAGCAAATTCCTTGGCGGATTGGTTTGATCCAGCCGTCGCATTGCCGGTTTCACCGCAACCAAAGTTGTTAACAACAACGTGGGGAGCAGTGAAAAATCAGTAA